The stretch of DNA TCGATGAAGCCACGAGTGCCCTTGATGCCGAATCAGAGAGAGTGGTTCAAGATGCTTTAGACCGAGTCATACTGAACCGAACCACTATTATCGTTGCACACAGGCTATCCACAATAACGAATGCTGATGTTATAGCGGTTTTGAACGACGGAGTCATCGCTGAGGAGGGGAAACACGAAGATTTGATCCATAAGAAAGATGGCATTTATGCCTCTTTAGTTGCATTACAGGCTGCTGGTGCTTAAGGAAGCGCATATATTATGTTAATTTGAAAGGAGAAATAATTACGTGACCATGTTTTATTATGTCATGTAAAACTGATTGAATTGTACGAGTATTGCTTTCAAAATAATTAAGTCACCATTTCTCTCTTTATCTTCAAAAAAACCATTACTAAAACATACCCAAATTTATTGCTTTCAAAATCTATATCTTTCAATAAATTTTGTCCGTATATTTCGATGGAAAAATTGCAATTTTAGTCATGTAAGATGAATTGTTTTGAATTTTAGTTTTATAACTTATTAAAATTTGGTTTTCATCTCGTAACTtagattttcttttaatttttgttttttttttaatttttttttcgatACCACTAAATCCATCGAATGTGATTTATTTGTGTTCGATGCTCTAGACTTGGCACACATATATGTGGCGAGAGTAATGTCACGTCCCGAGACCAAGACATATGACATCGGCGTATTTTCACAATCaaataattgtaaaacaacAAGCTCCAGAAGTACATAATTTCCAAaccaatctatttattcataaatagaaaacattgtctttacaagtTCGAATAATCACAGAATGTTTTATAGAAGCAGAGGTAAAACATTAACTATGGTACAGAAGCATATAACTTGAAATAAACTGATaacaaaatgaaaattaaacATTGACATCAGTCTTCTCTTTCCTAATAACCCGAAACAATAGTTGatcaatttattttgaatttaaatTAATAGACAATTCACAACAtataattattcacatataagctcatataaataaaaatgattCAAGAGTGAAGACATCGATAACCTTTGTGCATCTCACTGTATACCAAAAGACACGAGAGAAGGAGCGAGCATGAAATTTGTTAGTTGTATACCTGCAAAGATATGGATAGAAACAAGAGCCAAGTGCTCGAAGAATGTGGTAATAATGAATTATATCATAAACATCCTGATTCAGAAAACGGCCTTCTTCTGGAAATCCATGTTGTCACTACCACAATCATTGGGGGACTCATTCAACAATTCCCCATCCATTCGAACATAGGACCAGCTGCTGATTTGACATCCTTCTACTCTGTCCTACACAAACTTGCCATTCGCAACTGGATGCCGTCGATGAACTCCATAGTTGTGACGAGACAATAGGCCACAACTCTCTACTCCATTGGCAATAATCGAGCCTTTAACTTTGGGAAGCTGGTCTTCCACACGGTAATGCAATTTGCCGAAGGGGGACTCAAATCCTCAAAGCTTCCTTTTTCCTCGTTGCTGTATGGGATTCTCGAATCTCAAGGTTTTGTGCGAGATGTTAATTAACTATAGGGACCCATTGTGCAGCCACGCAGGACCGGGCCCGAGCTCagggcgtgacagaatggtatcagagacGGTCACGGGCAAGGAACACCGTGAAAATAAGTGCTATGTGGAGCAAAGTGATACGttcatgggagccacctcttgaacctacggggcaaagtgctacatgacgagagccacctcttgaacctgtaggagtcACCTTTAGATTCTCGACGCTGGTGAATCAAGGGGTCAGGGGGAGACGAGGATGTCGCATTCTGAAGCAGAGGTGATTGTGATATTCCTTGTCCGATATTgtaaaaatttaagatttaaaatgatttttttatgggATTACAATGGACttttatagcaacttgggttaatcattttcgtaaagtgaGAACGCATACGAAGTATTTGCTATAGAGACCCATTGTCCAGTCATGCAGGTGCGGGCCTGGGCTCGGGGCATGACCTCTTGGTATCAAAGTCGGTCAACAGCAAggaacaccgggaaataagtgctatgtgGGGCAGAGTTCTACGTGCATAGGAGTCATCTCTTAAACCTgtcggggcaaagtgctacatgacgagAGCTatctcttgaacctgtagaagCCATCTCTAGATTCTCAGTGATGGTGGATCAAAGGATCAGtccgcgacgaggacgtcgtgTTCCAAAGGAggtgtgattgtgatacccaTTGTCCcgcatcttaaaaattaaatatttaaaataagtaTATAATGAACTGCTATATAAACTTGGGCTAGTCATTTTCGTAAAGTGAGGATGAATACGAAGTAGTTTCTATAGGatcccattgtgcagtcacgcaggcgcgggccGGGCTCGGGTCATGACATATATGATATCAATGAGGTGTTTAAGATTGCACCTACCCTTTTCAAAGTAAACAGGAAAATCGACCTATGTTGGTCTGAGTCTCGTGCTACATCTACTATCTTTGATGTCCCTCAAGACACTCCTGATATTAACGCACCCACATGATATGTGATGATTTTCACTGCTGCCATCCAAGCACAGATAGATCATGCCCTTGCAAAGATTCTTCAAGCCAAGGATGATCTGGCCTACTATGAGAATCTCATTGAAGACTATAAGCTGTCATTGGAGGTAGTTGTCCATTCTAGACAAAAAGAAGGAGATCACATTGGAGCACAAACTGAGGAGGCCAGTCCATCTGGAACAAGAGAAGGAGATGACACTAATATAGCTGACATTGATAGTGATCATGATTAGTCACAGTTTTGTCATGTCAATATGAAGAACTCATGAAGTCTAAGGGTTTCTTCTACTAGATCAGAGCACTTCATGAGAGTAGAAAACTATGAAATAACAAAAGATCAATTGAAGAAATCAGAGAAGAGTTTCAGATGTATTGTGTCAGATAGACTGACTCAACAGAGCACCTAATCAGATATGCAACTAGCTAGTCTCTCAAGTCTTCAGAAGATCAAGAGTTCTGTGATTCCAAATCAGAACAATGAAGTCATCAGATCAAAGCACTAGAGTTAAGAAAAGTTAGAAGATTGCTTCTGTTCAAGATCTCTCAAGACAGACAAGAGTACTAGATCAGAATGCAGAAGGGTTGCAGATAAGAAAAGTCTCTCAGAAGACTCGTTATATAGCTTGAAGATATATTATTGAGTGAAAATTGGCCTAAAGCTTagaatttttcttttcaagatCAGATCAGATCAGAGCAAATCATGATCATCGAAGATTCCTTAGAGATGATTGTGCTTAGAATGAGACTTGCAACGTCTCTAAGCTATAAGAAGATGATCAACATATCACTAGAATACAAAATTTGTCAGCCTTATGAAGTTACAATACGACACGAGGACGCCAACAACTACTTTTGCACTAATAATACGGGGAATTCATTGTTAGTTGTATGGTTGGAATATCGCTGATAATTGGAATGAATGCTATAAACACTCATCATCGGGAAGATTTTTGGAATTCAAGAGCATTAAAAGCACTTCAAGATAAACTCAATGTTTTGCTAATTTGTCCATTGTGCCGATCCAAAAGAAAAATACTTGGAATCTTTCTTTGTATTTGCCTAACTGCAAGCCATTTCTTACACAATCTTTTGCTGCAAATCTTGTGTTTTTCTCCTTGTAAATCGTCATGCTTAATAATCTGGACGTGTAGTTGAGTGAACTGTAGATCGTCATGTTGTGTGATCTGGAtgttgattttgtatttttgtttcaTGTAAATCGTCTAAATGATAATTGATAAGTACTTGTATTGTTTCCTGCTATGTGACTTGGACATGTGCTATTAATACCTTCCATGGAATtagtaagaaagaaagacgtAGAAGCTTTCTAACTgcgaaattcaaaaaaaaaaaaaaaacaacaaaaaactcTTTAACATTTACTGTTCCACACTCACATTTCAGCAACTTACATTAAGCATTTATTTACTGCATTTGGCTACATTGATTCTTTAACCCATATTTATTTTCACattctttaaaatctttaacacttcaattttatatcaaataaatTCGAAGATATACAACGTTGAGCCAATTTAATTTGTGGTCAAAACAGCTTGTAAACTTAGTAAAATTCGACAATCTATTTCTTGCTTATTCGATCCTAACAAAtcgtaaaaaaattattataatgtACCCGATACCCAACCCGTGTTTGGTTATAAAATTAATCACATAAAGAtaacataaatttttatatttgagtCAACTAATAGCTAAATTCTGGTACATGCATTGTCCATCAGACCTAGGAATTAAAAGTCTACTTGATATTTGATCTGCATATTCGGATGGAACAGCCCAAAATGCTGCTCGCTCTGAGCTCCAGGCTTCTGATTCTCGTCAAACATGGCAAACAGGTACGTTTCTATCTCATTGCCTGGCCTCCTTGGCGTCCCATTCCCCACATGATTCACCAAATTCCGATAATAAACATCTGCATTCGCCATATTCGCCGCAACTCCCCCATCAGATGGCCACCCACTTTCCGAGACCACGATTTCGACATTCGGCCCTCCAGCTCTTTCCGTGGCATAATACATGGAATCAAGCATGGCATCGAAGAGATTCCGGTATCCATATACACCATCCTGGACAACAATTCCAGGAGCAGTGAACAAGGCGTAAGGGAGTGGAACGTTTCGAGTGTCACCAATGTGAGCAAAATATGGGTATATATTGGCAAGAAGTGGAGCATCCGTTTGCTCCAAGAACCGAACGATGGGCTCCATAAACGACATGTTCCTGAAGCTCGAACTCGACGGAGGACTAGTGTTCATCAAGAGGGCAGAAAATGTAGCTGTGGAGATCTTGATTCGGTCTTGTAAACTGAATACAGAGAGTGCATCGTAGATGTTTCGCATGGCGGGGAGAACAAGTGGGACGAAACGCGAGGTCTCGGGGTTCTCGGGGTCTACTTCGTTTCCAACCGCGATGTAGCGTATTCTTGTGTTGGGGAAGTGTGGGACGACATTGGTTCGAACCCAATCAGTTGCGTCGGATTGGAGGGATTGAAGGTCTACGTTGGGGACCCCGAGCATGAGTTCTATGCCGGATCCTTGAAGGGCTCGGAGGGTAGCCTGATTCGGTTCGTAAATTCGCATTCTTTGAATTCCATTGGCTCTGTAGAATTCCACGACCTGCTGTTCAGATGGTAGATTGGAACCAAGTCGCCCATTGCACACTCCAATGGCTCCTTCACCTGCAAATTTCCATGACAATATAGTTAGTCTTGGAATAATAGATTAAATTTAGTAAAAATTGTAAATATCATCTACTGCTCCATAAGTTATCTTGAATTAATATCAACTAATAAAATTATCCGCAATTACCTCTATCAAAGACCAATGTTCCCGACAGAAACAACAGAAATACGAAGAAACAATTCATGGGTGCTGCAGATAAAGAATATCTAATCGTAGACATGCCGACGACAACTATAACAGTATTTACGAAGTTTGGAGAAATGAAAATGGACCAAAAACTTGAAAAACTGCTGGAAAACAATGAGTTAATCAGAATTTATAGCCAGTGAGATAATCAAGATGCGCGTACGAGTAGCTCTCCACTAGTATTATTAGTTTAAACTAATTGACGACTTCCCAGAAAGCCAATAATTTAGAGTTGGGTTTGATGCTGTCAAAacatttcaatattgttcatttgaATAAAGGTTCATGCATTCGTACGTTTttggaataataataataataataataataataataataataataataataataataataataataataattttagaaGAACATATGCATGTAGTGGTGCGGTGGTGCCCAAATTGCTGAACTACTAATTTTAATATAGGATAAGATTAAACTCTACTGTTTGAAATAGTTTAGATATTTACAATATCAAGTTGGGTTGAAGAAAATACAAGTAGATGAAAAAACAAAGAATAAAATTGCCTTATTAATTTTACAtatctaatttttttatattcagGACAATTGGGATGTCTCGTTCTGTGTCTCAACTGGGGCAAAAGACTCGGTTCACTGTGTCAATTTGACAATTTCAAATGGATAAATTTTTTCCCAtccttaatatatatatatatatatatatatatatatatatatatatatatatatatatatatatatatatatatatatataatattttataattgtttagcCCATAATAGAAATTCTTTTGTGCTTTGTATAGTTTTTAAACCCGATCCAGATATTGACCCAGTCAAACAATGGGTCACCCACGGGTTACTGGTTCCACCAATTAACCGGTGGTTCAACCAGTGAGTAAATTCCcatcaaatataaaaattaaatatattgttGTATAAGAAAATAGTCATGATAAGTAATACTTACCATGTCAAAAAActaatgagtaggtctcttgtgaggcagtctcacgaatctttatctgtgagtgggtcttatgtgagatcgtctcacggatcataatctgtgaaacgggtcaaccctacgcatattcacaataaaaagtaataatcttagcataaatagtaatacttttgcatgagtgacccaaataagagatccgtctcacaaatacgacccgtgagatcgtctcacacaaatttttgccctaTTTCTTTTACGATAAGTTTATATAACTGacattaataataataacttgGACACACAATGTGTgtggaaaataaaatttgattttttatatagtaagaaatttaaataaatttaaaagataatgaattatttaaatataattctaAAAATAAATGTTAATGTTATATCCTTAAAATAATGATAGAGTTAAATGTTTTGATGGAAATAATTCtaataaatcagaatatcagtatataacatTAATCGGTTCAAATCACAAGATCAAACAATCCATAACCGATTAGCCAGTGATGTAGTTTTTGACACAAAATGACAAGTATTTAATGCAGCCATAGTCAATGACAAAGTAGATCAAGCTTTTTTAGACGATGGTacaaattttcataaatataaaaatatgattgtcATAAGAAATGTATATAAAAGGGAGAATCCAATAAGAACAAAGAAGAAGGTGATTTGAAAGGAGCAGGGCCGATCCTAATAATATTTGGGTCTGAGTCTAACTTTTAAAAAGATGCTTCCGAATCATAATGtgtgtttatattttttttcgtCTCATAgctatttttcaaattaaatcaatacgtcaaaagataatataaaaaattaaaagaataaaTATATCAAATATGTCCAAAATGATCCCTAAAAAAACAACCCGCCTAATAGTTTTAGAACTAAAAATACTAATCAAGTCAGTATAATCAAGTTGTTCAGTAATTTCTTTCTCAATCGATAACATAGCCAATCCATTTAATCTTTCTCGTGACATAGTTGATCGGAAAAAAGTTTTGATGAGCTTTATCTTTGAGAAACTTCGCTCGGCACTTGCTACTATGACCGGGATAGTCAACAATATTTTATAAGCAATATGAGCATTTGAAAGCCGGATAAGCATTACATCCACCAAAATTTCAGTCAAAAAACGTAGATTATAGATACCACATAAAGCCCCGAAGAAAGTAaaaaactacaataaaaaattagaagcTCGAACAAAGCAAACACAAGAAAATAGACTTACAGCTCCTCGTGGATCTTTCAATCAAACCTAGAGACGACGCAACGACTGGAGTCGATTAAGGCTTGTCTGCAGATGAATATTGGGGAAGATTGGAGAATAAATCGATAATATGCTAAGCAAGttctatttaataaatacttggtTTTGGACTATCTAATAACTagtattatataataattttttaaaaaaaattttgggcCCCAAAAAAGAGATGGGCCTGAGTCATTGGACTCATTTGCCTCCTAATAGGCACGGCCCTGGAAAGGAGCACAAGAATGTGTATGAACATCgtttaaaaatattcaaagCTCTTGGAGCACCATGGATGTCCAACCTCTTAACATATTTATGCTCACACTTCACTGTCAGCTCAGTTCTGGAGGATCTTTTAGCATTAGAGCATAACTTCATCGCCACATCAAATCAATAAATGATCATATATAAGTGATCGCTTTGAAACAACTTGTTGCGTATCATATCAACTTCCACACCAGTTCTATTCATACAGATGAAGTAGAGTGATTGTAGAAGTTAGAGTGGAACTCTAGACTTGTCGTCTGGATGTTCAAGTGTAGATCAGTTGGGGATTGTTGTTTTGACTGATTGAGTAAGAGTTTCAATTGATATTCTGACTTCAATTGTGATTTGTTTGAAAAATATTCTAGTGAAATTTCCGACAATGGAATAATAAGAGACATAGAAGGATCTGGTTATCAAACTTCTAGAAATAAATTTTTGTGttcatttatctgtttttacaaAATCATTCTAACGCACACCTTTATCGGTTCACATCATCTGTTATCAGTTTGGCAAAGATATTTGCTGCATCAATTAGAGTAGTTTTCGTACTTTTATATAAAGTTATTTGACTGATAAGTTTTAGTTCCAAAGTTGTTTCATCAGTTGCAAATCCAATCGTGAGACACTTTTTGGAAAAACTCACTACCAACAACAATTTATGAATTTGAATGCATATATaccaaaaaaacaaataaaagtcATTCATGGATTCACCAGGCTTCATGTTAATGTTGTCAAAATTTGGTATAGCCACATAAAATTTGTTTTGCTAGTTTGATCGTTCGTTTTGCAAAGTTAAATCATTCCAAATTTATTTGGCAGTCGAACACATATTGTTATTGCTAAAACTATTTTTGTATAAAATCTTGTAGAATATGTCATTTGCCACATTATCTAAGTTTGCTTTCTTCTTATATTGATTATTCTATTCCATTCTGGGTCAACCAAATGTGGTGCTTCTTATGATAGAGCTAAGGCTCCATTTGgcttcatgatttttattgGCCTATTCATTGTAACATACCACATTTCATCATCTTGACAGTTAGGTGAACTTGCATTCTAATCTTCTAGTAATCAAAATCTTCTTTtgagaaaacaaaaaatttgtttatggaatttCAAAGGTGGTGTAACATTTCtatttatcttcttcttttgtTTCCGAAAAGATATTACTAAAAGAGCTTTGGTAGTTACAAGAAATTTACAATAATTCATTTCTACAACACTTATCTATGTCCTAGTGTAACTCCTAGATATCACTCAACTTAACAATTTGATCATAAAGACTCTTTCTGTCGGTTATAAGTAGTTCTTAAAGAAATAATCTAGCACAAGTTGAATAAAAATTTAAGTGTGTGCTACAACAACTATAGATTAGTTGGACTTTCAATAACTTAGTAATTCAATAGCTTTTTAAGACTGAGATTGtctaatatgataaattttaaaaatagtcaTTTTATAAAAGAATTTCAACTTTCAAATCTGAGGACTCTTTTTTATAAAATCGGTCTTAGTCATTTTCAAAAATGGAATTTTTCAGCCGCGTGTCATCGTTCTTTATAAAAATAGTACATATAGATAATGTACATGGAATCTGACTATTAACGGTTCCAAAATTTTGTACCC from Primulina eburnea isolate SZY01 chromosome 6, ASM2296580v1, whole genome shotgun sequence encodes:
- the LOC140833449 gene encoding glucan endo-1,3-beta-glucosidase-like; translated protein: MSTIRYSLSAAPMNCFFVFLLFLSGTLVFDRGEGAIGVCNGRLGSNLPSEQQVVEFYRANGIQRMRIYEPNQATLRALQGSGIELMLGVPNVDLQSLQSDATDWVRTNVVPHFPNTRIRYIAVGNEVDPENPETSRFVPLVLPAMRNIYDALSVFSLQDRIKISTATFSALLMNTSPPSSSSFRNMSFMEPIVRFLEQTDAPLLANIYPYFAHIGDTRNVPLPYALFTAPGIVVQDGVYGYRNLFDAMLDSMYYATERAGGPNVEIVVSESGWPSDGGVAANMANADVYYRNLVNHVGNGTPRRPGNEIETYLFAMFDENQKPGAQSEQHFGLFHPNMQIKYQVDF